The proteins below come from a single Chryseobacterium sp. MA9 genomic window:
- a CDS encoding FecR family protein produces the protein MDFENQWKSVKDENRKMKDSADQRIWNGLENKIRSRNNAKRFLWAAALLLPLFTLITLFSTGNEMKSSEHQQMVFRAEKIQKEFTLSDGSIITLEPESELRLTEDFGKKTRNVSFKGKAFFSVAKNKALPFIIDANGFKVKVLGTKFLLDQRSVDKKVYLKEGKVKIDYNGHTTYLLPKETWLADKGGVEKHFYDQDVERTFDFNEMKFGQAVSQLEKTYNISITYPQHYKENIIDGDITGDLNKVIKTIGFPFNLSARKQSENHIILEK, from the coding sequence ATGGATTTCGAAAATCAATGGAAATCAGTTAAAGATGAAAACAGGAAAATGAAAGATTCAGCAGATCAGCGAATCTGGAACGGACTTGAAAATAAAATCCGATCAAGAAACAATGCAAAAAGGTTTTTATGGGCAGCAGCTCTTCTTTTACCTTTATTTACACTGATTACTTTATTTTCCACTGGGAATGAAATGAAATCTTCGGAACATCAGCAAATGGTTTTCAGAGCAGAAAAGATTCAAAAAGAATTTACATTATCTGATGGAAGTATCATTACACTGGAACCTGAAAGTGAATTGAGACTGACTGAAGATTTCGGAAAGAAGACCAGAAATGTTTCTTTTAAAGGAAAAGCGTTTTTCAGTGTTGCTAAAAATAAAGCATTGCCCTTTATTATTGATGCCAATGGATTTAAAGTAAAAGTATTGGGAACAAAATTTTTGCTTGATCAGAGATCCGTAGATAAAAAAGTCTATCTGAAAGAAGGAAAAGTGAAAATTGATTACAATGGTCATACAACTTACCTTTTACCCAAAGAAACATGGTTAGCTGATAAAGGTGGAGTAGAGAAGCATTTCTACGATCAGGATGTAGAAAGAACATTTGATTTTAATGAAATGAAATTCGGGCAGGCGGTTTCCCAACTGGAGAAGACGTACAATATCTCTATAACTTATCCTCAGCATTACAAAGAGAATATTATAGATGGAGATATCACCGGAGACCTTAATAAAGTCATTAAAACAATAGGATTTCCATTTAATCTTTCTGCAAGAAAACAATCAGAAAATCACATCATTTTAGAAAAATAA
- a CDS encoding GNAT family N-acetyltransferase — MKLQIQPIGNSYSEQAIDLILTIQQKEFNIPITIQDQPDLLQIESFYTEAGGNFWGAFVGNELVGSIALVKFDDRAGAIRKMFVKKEFRGKELNIAQELLEVLISFCRENGIDDLYLGTITVLKAAQRFYERNHFMKIEKGKLPVKFPLMSADDIFYHLNID; from the coding sequence ATGAAATTGCAGATACAGCCTATAGGAAATTCTTATTCGGAACAGGCTATTGACCTGATTTTGACTATTCAACAGAAGGAGTTTAATATTCCGATTACGATTCAGGATCAACCTGATCTTTTGCAGATTGAAAGCTTTTACACGGAAGCAGGAGGTAACTTTTGGGGTGCTTTTGTGGGGAATGAGCTGGTAGGTTCCATTGCATTGGTTAAGTTTGATGACAGGGCAGGAGCGATCAGAAAAATGTTTGTTAAAAAAGAATTCAGAGGAAAAGAACTGAATATTGCCCAGGAGTTATTGGAGGTTTTAATTTCTTTTTGCCGTGAAAACGGAATTGATGATCTGTATTTGGGAACGATAACAGTTCTGAAAGCAGCACAGCGTTTCTACGAAAGGAATCATTTTATGAAGATTGAAAAAGGAAAGCTTCCTGTAAAATTCCCCTTAATGAGTGCTGATGATATTTTTTACCATTTAAATATTGACTGA
- a CDS encoding MarR family winged helix-turn-helix transcriptional regulator: MNVINEAGILAISTRLHRLSEQLRKDGALIYKAFGIDFELKWFPVIFTIYKKEIASVVEIANEIGYTHPSTITLLKELEKQELIQWKKDKQDERKRMFILTTKGKELIEKMKPVWELMSQILGDISDNKNNLLAAIDEAEEKIASQSFYQRALQVKNFK, from the coding sequence ATGAATGTCATCAACGAAGCAGGAATTCTTGCCATATCCACCAGACTCCATCGTCTTAGTGAACAGTTAAGAAAAGACGGAGCACTGATCTATAAGGCATTCGGAATTGATTTTGAACTGAAATGGTTTCCGGTCATCTTTACGATTTATAAAAAGGAAATTGCAAGTGTAGTAGAGATTGCCAACGAAATAGGATATACCCATCCATCAACGATAACGTTGCTAAAAGAACTCGAAAAACAGGAATTGATCCAATGGAAAAAAGATAAACAGGACGAGCGAAAAAGAATGTTTATACTAACTACCAAAGGAAAGGAACTCATTGAGAAAATGAAACCAGTCTGGGAACTGATGTCACAAATTTTAGGGGACATTTCAGACAATAAAAATAATCTGCTGGCAGCTATTGATGAAGCGGAAGAGAAAATTGCCAGCCAGTCTTTTTATCAAAGGGCGTTGCAGGTGAAGAATTTCAAATAA
- a CDS encoding alpha-ketoglutarate-dependent dioxygenase AlkB — MTQLSLFDSEDLYEFPKDLLEYREHFLNQEEADLLKIHLLETAPWKQRSQKMYDKTVLTPRLTVWYGDEENAYPSGNGELETNPWIPELLSLKQRIEETFGYQFNSVLLNLYRDHNDSVAWHRDKESRYGSRPVIASLSLGQTRNFDFRKKDHHQSKYSLPLPHGSLLIMKGDLQEHWEHRIAKSVTSMKERINLTFRLVRQL; from the coding sequence ATGACCCAGCTTAGTTTGTTTGATTCAGAAGATTTGTATGAATTTCCAAAAGATCTTCTGGAGTACAGAGAACATTTCCTGAATCAGGAAGAGGCTGACCTGCTTAAGATTCATCTTCTTGAAACGGCTCCCTGGAAACAAAGAAGCCAGAAAATGTATGATAAGACGGTACTCACTCCGCGTTTAACAGTATGGTATGGAGATGAGGAAAATGCTTATCCTTCGGGTAATGGTGAATTGGAGACCAATCCATGGATTCCTGAACTGCTTTCTTTAAAACAAAGAATAGAAGAAACATTTGGATATCAGTTCAATTCTGTATTACTTAATCTTTACCGGGATCATAATGACTCTGTTGCCTGGCATCGGGATAAAGAAAGCAGATATGGCAGCCGTCCGGTGATTGCATCTTTAAGTTTAGGACAGACAAGGAATTTTGATTTCCGGAAAAAAGATCATCATCAGAGTAAATACAGCCTGCCTCTTCCTCATGGCTCATTGCTGATTATGAAAGGAGATCTGCAGGAACATTGGGAACATCGGATCGCTAAATCTGTAACTTCTATGAAGGAACGTATTAATCTTACATTCCGGTTGGTTCGTCAGCTGTAG
- a CDS encoding RNA polymerase sigma factor — MDHFKEIYSGYKHRVYFFVAKYLSEEEDIEEIVQDIFMHVWKYLSKAHSPSEIEALIFKSAKQEISNFYRKRKMIFVPLENSQESQDEESSEIEKQVQQEDQLKKIESLLEQVPERSREFFIKNKIQNLSLFTIAQENDISKTAVEKHVNKVLKFLRANLNFFF; from the coding sequence ATGGATCATTTTAAAGAAATATATTCCGGTTACAAGCACAGGGTGTATTTCTTTGTGGCAAAATATCTTTCGGAAGAAGAGGATATTGAAGAAATTGTTCAGGATATTTTTATGCACGTCTGGAAGTATTTATCCAAAGCCCATTCTCCGTCAGAAATCGAAGCACTTATCTTTAAATCTGCCAAACAGGAAATCTCCAATTTCTACCGTAAAAGAAAAATGATTTTCGTTCCTCTTGAAAACTCGCAGGAAAGTCAGGATGAAGAAAGCTCAGAAATTGAAAAACAGGTACAGCAGGAAGATCAGCTTAAAAAAATAGAAAGTCTTCTGGAACAGGTTCCCGAAAGAAGCCGCGAATTTTTCATCAAAAATAAAATCCAGAATCTCAGTCTTTTTACCATTGCTCAGGAAAATGATATTTCTAAAACAGCCGTTGAAAAACATGTTAACAAGGTTCTGAAATTTCTGAGAGCGAATTTGAATTTTTTCTTTTAG
- the pnuC gene encoding nicotinamide riboside transporter PnuC, whose amino-acid sequence MMQDILKQITLPEWFGVLFSVIQVLLARKNNVNNYLFGIAGILLTLYVMLTSKLYAEFTLNLYYLIMSIYGWLYWKFGKQKSEMQISVTSASEKWITGGIVLGTFSLFWFFLTHFTDSDVPVWDSLVSAFAWAGMWLMARRKIENWVILNVSNIISIPLMIHKELYLYAVLTSFLFLVAISGYIEWQKIIKTKANAEY is encoded by the coding sequence ATGATGCAGGACATTTTAAAACAAATTACCTTACCGGAATGGTTCGGAGTCTTATTTTCAGTGATTCAGGTTTTACTGGCCCGTAAAAACAATGTCAACAACTATCTTTTCGGAATTGCAGGTATTTTGCTTACGTTGTATGTGATGCTTACCTCCAAGCTTTATGCTGAATTTACCTTAAATCTTTATTATCTGATTATGAGCATCTACGGATGGCTGTACTGGAAATTCGGGAAACAGAAATCTGAAATGCAAATCTCTGTGACCTCTGCTTCTGAAAAGTGGATCACCGGAGGAATTGTTCTGGGAACCTTTAGTTTATTTTGGTTCTTTCTTACTCATTTTACAGACTCGGATGTTCCCGTTTGGGACTCCTTAGTAAGTGCTTTTGCCTGGGCAGGAATGTGGCTCATGGCGAGACGGAAAATTGAAAACTGGGTAATATTGAATGTAAGTAATATTATTTCTATTCCCTTAATGATTCATAAAGAATTATATCTCTATGCTGTTTTAACTTCATTTTTATTTTTAGTGGCTATTTCTGGATATATAGAATGGCAGAAAATCATTAAAACCAAGGCTAATGCTGAGTACTAA
- a CDS encoding TonB-dependent receptor codes for MSIIFKKRLIIALVLPTAALYYGQSTKDSLEKSKSIDEVMLVGRNLSQTAKERKTPVAVSTIKAAEIQEKLGNREFPEIMKSTPSVYVTKVGGGFGDSRINMRGFDGANIAVIINGQPVNDMQGGTVYWSNWTGLADIASNIQIQRGLGASKFVVPSVGGTINIVTKATDSEQKAMIKGEVGNDNYSRISAMYSSGLKNKWGTTVLLSRWQGDGYINGTKGEGYSWFFSTGFKPNEKHAFNLIATGAPQVHDTRRSSATGANVATLQQFDTYGRRYNPQTGMLNGSQFNLAPNFYHKPIASLNWDWTMNDNLKLSTVLYGSWGRGGGGTGLNGSIKNGSGQTMNFMNYGAGGDGTINWDMIYRYNRGGMVTDYNGNTFQKSTFTAPAGSPTDYNGQYVATLNGTNGIVRKQSINAHDWYGVIADLNYKKNNWTFNGGIDLKTYKGALYDIVTDMLGSDALFVSSTANAPKGYYINQTVKPEPLTKLKDAQKVSVHNEGLVKWAGLYGMVEYSSEKLSASVQGSVSEQYYKRRDYMLYTPGNQETKWYHKTGYIVKGGANYNIDEHHNVFFNTGVISRQPLFNALFPSNQNIYNDAKNERIFSVELGYGFKSRYVDVNINAYRTQWDDRFISRTFNAGAADVANFPQLQLGNAYFYNALNVGQIHQGVELEAKARPFANLRLRGMLSLGNWKYKGNANFNILDVQNNQEVAGATGVINIKDLKVGDAAQTTASLGVDYNITKAFSIDANWEYYDKLYAQFNPINFLTEAAREKGIVKLPSYNLFDVGASYKFTIDAKKSLTLRANVYNLFNKYYISELSSNIFAGDKIASGPNAGKTYQETGRVYQGIADGNTGFLGFGRTWSVAATLRF; via the coding sequence ATGAGCATTATTTTTAAAAAGCGACTAATTATAGCGCTTGTATTACCTACGGCCGCCCTTTATTACGGGCAGAGTACGAAGGATTCTTTAGAGAAATCAAAATCTATTGATGAGGTGATGTTGGTTGGTAGAAACCTTTCCCAAACAGCCAAAGAAAGAAAAACTCCTGTTGCAGTTTCCACCATCAAGGCAGCAGAAATTCAGGAGAAGTTAGGAAACAGAGAATTTCCTGAGATTATGAAGTCTACCCCATCCGTGTATGTTACCAAAGTGGGCGGAGGTTTTGGAGACAGCAGAATCAACATGAGAGGTTTTGATGGGGCAAACATTGCAGTGATCATCAACGGGCAACCGGTGAATGACATGCAGGGAGGTACTGTATACTGGTCTAACTGGACCGGGTTGGCAGACATTGCGAGCAATATTCAGATCCAGAGAGGTTTGGGAGCTTCTAAATTTGTAGTTCCTTCTGTAGGAGGAACGATCAATATTGTGACCAAAGCTACCGATTCTGAGCAGAAAGCAATGATCAAAGGAGAAGTCGGCAACGATAACTATTCCAGAATATCTGCGATGTACTCTTCCGGTTTAAAAAACAAATGGGGAACTACCGTATTGCTTTCCCGCTGGCAAGGGGATGGTTATATCAATGGAACGAAAGGAGAAGGGTATTCTTGGTTTTTCTCAACCGGATTTAAGCCCAATGAAAAACATGCGTTCAATTTAATTGCAACCGGAGCACCACAGGTACATGACACAAGAAGGTCTTCGGCAACCGGAGCGAATGTGGCTACTCTGCAGCAATTCGATACCTATGGAAGAAGATACAACCCTCAGACAGGAATGTTGAATGGTTCTCAATTCAATCTGGCTCCTAACTTCTATCATAAGCCTATTGCATCATTGAACTGGGACTGGACCATGAATGATAACCTGAAACTTTCTACAGTTCTTTATGGTTCATGGGGACGTGGCGGCGGTGGTACCGGACTGAATGGTTCTATCAAAAACGGCAGCGGACAAACCATGAATTTCATGAATTACGGTGCGGGCGGAGACGGTACCATCAATTGGGATATGATTTACCGCTATAACAGAGGTGGTATGGTAACAGATTATAATGGAAATACTTTCCAGAAATCAACCTTTACTGCACCTGCAGGCTCTCCTACTGATTATAACGGACAATATGTAGCTACTCTGAACGGAACCAATGGTATCGTAAGAAAGCAAAGCATCAATGCTCATGACTGGTATGGAGTAATTGCAGATCTTAATTACAAAAAAAATAACTGGACCTTTAACGGAGGTATCGATCTTAAAACTTACAAAGGAGCACTTTATGACATCGTTACCGATATGTTGGGATCAGATGCATTATTTGTTTCCAGTACAGCAAATGCTCCAAAAGGATATTATATTAATCAAACTGTAAAGCCGGAACCTCTTACTAAGCTTAAAGATGCTCAAAAAGTTTCTGTACACAATGAAGGTCTGGTAAAATGGGCAGGTTTATATGGAATGGTTGAATACAGCTCTGAAAAACTAAGTGCATCTGTTCAGGGATCTGTTTCTGAACAATACTATAAAAGAAGAGACTACATGCTGTATACTCCAGGAAACCAGGAAACAAAATGGTATCACAAAACGGGTTATATTGTAAAAGGAGGTGCCAACTATAATATAGATGAGCATCATAATGTATTTTTCAATACAGGAGTTATTTCAAGACAGCCATTATTCAATGCGCTATTCCCTTCCAACCAAAATATTTATAATGATGCAAAGAATGAAAGAATTTTCTCTGTGGAGTTAGGGTATGGTTTCAAATCCCGTTATGTAGATGTGAATATCAATGCTTACAGGACGCAATGGGATGACAGATTTATTTCAAGAACATTTAATGCAGGAGCTGCAGATGTTGCCAACTTCCCGCAACTACAGCTTGGAAATGCTTATTTCTACAACGCACTGAACGTTGGACAGATACATCAGGGTGTTGAGTTGGAAGCGAAGGCAAGACCATTTGCTAACCTTAGACTGAGAGGAATGTTATCATTGGGGAACTGGAAGTATAAAGGAAATGCGAATTTCAACATTCTTGATGTTCAAAACAATCAGGAAGTAGCAGGCGCTACAGGGGTAATCAACATCAAAGATTTGAAGGTTGGAGATGCTGCACAAACTACTGCAAGCCTTGGAGTTGATTATAACATTACCAAAGCTTTCAGTATTGATGCCAACTGGGAATATTATGACAAGCTATATGCGCAATTTAACCCAATCAACTTCCTTACTGAGGCAGCAAGAGAAAAAGGAATTGTAAAATTGCCAAGCTATAATCTATTTGACGTAGGTGCTTCTTACAAATTCACGATTGATGCGAAAAAGTCTTTAACGTTGAGAGCTAATGTGTACAACTTATTCAACAAATATTATATTTCTGAATTAAGCTCCAATATTTTCGCAGGTGATAAAATTGCAAGCGGCCCAAATGCCGGGAAAACTTACCAGGAAACCGGAAGAGTTTATCAGGGTATTGCTGATGGCAACACAGGATTCCTTGGTTTTGGAAGAACCTGGTCTGTTGCAGCCACTTTAAGATTCTAA